The Vibrio tarriae genome includes a window with the following:
- a CDS encoding Hpt domain-containing protein translates to MDQSAAFNISTIAKMVGSDLVEPMLVSYQETMQAQLPKLITITVMQSVGELHRLAHSMKSSARFIGSDALSEFCFQLEMKTATDSEWHSDYARQVEELCQRSRDVLEQIAIYLEQQKVSNR, encoded by the coding sequence ATGGATCAGAGCGCGGCATTCAACATTTCGACAATTGCCAAAATGGTTGGCAGCGATCTGGTAGAGCCTATGTTGGTGAGTTATCAAGAGACCATGCAGGCTCAGTTGCCCAAATTAATCACGATTACAGTGATGCAATCTGTGGGCGAACTGCATCGTTTGGCACACAGTATGAAATCCTCTGCACGCTTTATTGGTAGTGACGCGCTATCCGAATTCTGTTTTCAACTCGAGATGAAAACGGCCACTGACTCAGAGTGGCATAGCGACTATGCGCGGCAAGTTGAGGAGTTATGTCAGAGAAGTCGCGATGTCCTCGAACAGATCGCCATCTATTTAGAACAGCAAAAAGTGAGTAATCGATGA
- a CDS encoding L-threonylcarbamoyladenylate synthase encodes MPNHGDFLLNTQQLSAMTPADIECAAQLLKQGQLVAIPTETVYGLAADATQPEAVKQIFSAKGRPANHPLIVHLGSAEQLSEWATDIAPEAYQLAEAFWPGPLTLLLPKAKQVSPVVTGGLESVGIRVPAHPVLLDILKTHRLAVAAPSANPYKKLSPTSAQQVLDGLNGKLAAVLDGGECQHGLESTIVDLTSKPFRVLRAGPITASELSAVLGQEVLQPQVHQVAVPGNVDSHYQPKTRLRVIDAIDNELATASNIKIALLHLSELQASEQRLLKPMPQDAKAYGQALYRSLAEVDKWGVDEIWLERPPQGEAWLAVHDRLRRAAS; translated from the coding sequence ATGCCGAACCACGGAGATTTTTTGTTGAATACCCAACAGCTTTCAGCGATGACACCTGCTGATATTGAATGCGCAGCGCAGTTACTTAAGCAAGGCCAACTGGTTGCGATACCGACCGAAACCGTTTATGGACTGGCGGCCGATGCCACCCAACCTGAAGCGGTGAAGCAGATTTTTAGTGCCAAAGGTCGCCCAGCGAATCATCCGTTGATCGTCCATCTCGGGTCGGCAGAACAACTCTCTGAATGGGCAACCGATATTGCTCCTGAAGCGTATCAACTTGCCGAAGCATTTTGGCCGGGACCATTGACTCTATTGCTCCCCAAAGCCAAACAAGTTTCTCCTGTAGTGACTGGCGGTTTAGAGTCGGTCGGAATTCGTGTTCCCGCTCATCCTGTACTACTGGACATTTTAAAGACGCATCGCTTAGCGGTTGCCGCACCTTCGGCCAACCCCTATAAAAAACTCAGCCCAACTTCAGCCCAGCAAGTGCTTGATGGTTTGAATGGCAAACTCGCCGCAGTCTTAGATGGCGGTGAATGTCAACACGGTTTGGAATCCACGATTGTCGATTTAACCAGCAAACCTTTTCGCGTACTGCGCGCTGGCCCGATAACGGCCAGTGAACTTAGCGCGGTATTGGGTCAAGAAGTACTGCAGCCACAAGTTCACCAAGTGGCGGTGCCGGGAAATGTCGATAGCCATTACCAACCCAAAACACGTCTGCGCGTGATTGATGCCATTGACAATGAACTGGCGACGGCGAGCAATATCAAAATCGCTCTATTGCACCTGTCTGAACTACAAGCCAGTGAACAGCGTTTACTTAAACCGATGCCGCAGGATGCCAAAGCCTATGGGCAAGCGTTATATCGATCTCTGGCCGAAGTGGACAAATGGGGCGTGGATGAAATTTGGTTAGAGCGTCCACCACAAGGTGAAGCGTGGCTCGCTGTACATGACCGTCTCCGTCGCGCAGCCAGTTAA
- a CDS encoding CPBP family intramembrane glutamic endopeptidase has protein sequence MLLSASALLWLPLALAIIAGLARYHRVSWGLLIITLLSALGSGHLTFVGAGVVGVGFALAYLAANGKSHWRSTAWVALLLWCLALFLHWLPGFSNLKVLDKVIASAHSTPFSLYLNLDKPLVFFALLLAFPALLGQSKTANIKATLLTLVPLFALLPIAVWLGALAFEWSLPEWWWIFALNNLLFTCVAEEALFRGLIQQKAQQQFGTIAGLLIASALFGMAHFAGGPLLMIFAALAGLGYGLVFHFTGRLWVSVGVHFLFNFVHLLFFTYPALAR, from the coding sequence ATGTTACTTTCTGCATCCGCTTTGCTTTGGCTACCGCTGGCCTTAGCGATCATTGCGGGCTTAGCTCGTTATCACCGCGTTAGTTGGGGGCTGTTGATCATCACTCTGCTCAGTGCATTGGGAAGTGGTCACCTCACCTTCGTTGGCGCTGGAGTCGTCGGTGTTGGCTTTGCTCTGGCCTATCTGGCTGCGAATGGTAAATCACACTGGCGATCGACCGCTTGGGTTGCTTTGCTGCTGTGGTGTTTAGCGCTGTTCCTCCATTGGCTACCCGGTTTTTCTAACCTCAAAGTGCTGGATAAAGTGATCGCCAGTGCGCACAGTACCCCTTTCAGCCTTTATCTGAATTTAGATAAACCGCTGGTGTTTTTTGCACTGTTACTCGCGTTTCCGGCGCTACTGGGTCAGTCTAAAACTGCGAACATCAAGGCCACACTGCTGACCTTAGTGCCTTTATTTGCTCTCTTGCCTATCGCGGTTTGGTTAGGTGCATTGGCGTTTGAATGGTCACTACCGGAGTGGTGGTGGATTTTTGCACTCAACAATTTGCTATTTACTTGTGTGGCAGAAGAAGCGCTATTTCGTGGTTTGATTCAGCAAAAAGCTCAGCAGCAGTTCGGCACCATTGCCGGACTTTTGATCGCCAGTGCGCTGTTTGGTATGGCCCATTTTGCAGGAGGCCCATTACTGATGATCTTCGCCGCTCTTGCGGGACTTGGCTATGGTTTGGTGTTCCATTTTACGGGGCGTCTTTGGGTCAGCGTGGGGGTGCACTTCCTATTTAACTTTGTCCATTTGCTGTTTTTTACTTATCCCGCTTTAGCGCGTTAA
- a CDS encoding tagatose bisphosphate family class II aldolase produces MYLISSREMLKRAQLGGYAVPAFNIHNLETVQVVVETASEMGSPVILAGTPGTYDYAGTDYLISICKEAAHKHSIPLVLHLDHHEDLQDIRNKVEHGIRSVMIDGSHYAFEQNIEIVRSVVQLCHRFDASVEAELGRLGGQEDDLIVDSADALLTDPASAAEFVRRTGIDSLAVAIGTAHGLYKAEPRLDFARLEKIRAVVDIPLVLHGASGVPDEMVRRCIGLGVCKVNVATELKIAFADAVKGHFAEHPDANDPRKYITPGKAAMKRVVMDKIRLCGSEGKL; encoded by the coding sequence ATGTATCTAATTTCTTCTCGTGAAATGTTAAAACGCGCTCAACTGGGTGGTTATGCGGTTCCCGCATTCAATATTCATAACCTCGAAACCGTACAAGTGGTGGTGGAAACCGCTTCCGAAATGGGCTCCCCCGTCATTTTGGCTGGTACGCCCGGAACCTACGATTACGCAGGTACCGACTATTTGATCAGCATCTGCAAAGAAGCGGCGCACAAACACTCGATTCCGCTCGTGCTGCATCTGGATCACCATGAAGATCTGCAAGACATCCGTAACAAAGTCGAACACGGCATTCGTTCAGTGATGATTGATGGTTCGCATTATGCCTTTGAGCAAAACATCGAGATCGTGCGCTCTGTTGTGCAGCTCTGCCATCGGTTTGATGCCAGTGTTGAAGCGGAATTGGGGCGTTTGGGTGGGCAAGAAGACGATCTGATTGTGGATAGTGCCGATGCCTTGCTGACTGACCCCGCCTCTGCCGCTGAATTTGTACGCCGCACGGGGATTGATTCGTTAGCGGTGGCGATCGGGACGGCGCATGGGCTGTATAAAGCGGAGCCGAGACTCGATTTTGCCCGCTTAGAAAAAATTCGCGCCGTAGTGGATATTCCTTTAGTGCTGCATGGTGCTTCTGGGGTGCCAGATGAGATGGTACGCCGCTGTATTGGGCTGGGTGTGTGCAAAGTCAATGTCGCGACGGAGCTGAAAATCGCTTTTGCGGATGCGGTAAAAGGTCATTTTGCAGAGCACCCCGATGCGAATGATCCACGCAAGTACATCACGCCCGGCAAAGCAGCGATGAAACGAGTTGTGATGGATAAAATCCGTCTGTGTGGTAGCGAAGGCAAGCTGTAA
- the nagA gene encoding N-acetylglucosamine-6-phosphate deacetylase: MVSNLQRFRAQRVLHGDKWQPDAVVTVDDTGVITAIEAYDAQRHGDALNLGQVDLLPGLLDSHVHGSKGCDVMDATHESLNTLSLYFASLGVTAFVATTVTAPVAKIRAALTQVAKSKQEGVAGAEILGAYLEGPYFTEKNKGAHPTQWFRELALEELDDWISYSDNQLLKVALAPEKSGALETIRYLDAHGVKVMLGHSDASYEQVQLALDAGAKGIVHCYNGMHGLHHRDPGVVGAGLLHPECYVEMIADGHHVHPAAIEVAHRCCGSRMTLITDAMCATGMPDGQYTLGEYQVEMQQGVVTTQSGGLAGSTLTLLDGVKNIQRWLNLPVEQAWLMASLTPATSLGIQHQLGTLEVGKYASMVAISSDFSIEKTWVKGRLVFDAVVSPRQEVLCI; the protein is encoded by the coding sequence ATGGTATCTAACCTGCAACGTTTTCGTGCTCAGCGTGTTCTGCATGGTGATAAGTGGCAACCCGATGCGGTGGTCACGGTCGATGACACAGGAGTGATCACGGCCATCGAAGCCTATGATGCACAGCGTCATGGTGATGCGCTGAATTTAGGCCAAGTCGACCTGCTGCCCGGCCTGCTTGATAGCCATGTGCATGGCAGTAAAGGTTGCGATGTGATGGATGCGACGCACGAAAGCCTCAATACCCTGTCACTCTATTTTGCCAGTTTAGGTGTAACAGCGTTTGTCGCTACTACAGTCACCGCGCCGGTGGCCAAAATTCGCGCCGCCTTAACTCAAGTGGCGAAAAGTAAGCAAGAGGGCGTGGCAGGTGCGGAAATTCTAGGAGCGTATTTGGAAGGGCCTTATTTCACCGAAAAGAATAAAGGCGCGCACCCAACGCAATGGTTTCGTGAATTGGCTCTCGAAGAGCTGGATGACTGGATCTCGTACAGCGATAACCAACTGCTCAAAGTGGCGTTAGCTCCGGAAAAATCTGGTGCGCTTGAAACCATTCGTTATCTCGATGCGCACGGCGTTAAAGTCATGCTCGGCCATAGCGATGCCAGTTACGAGCAGGTACAACTCGCCCTAGACGCGGGCGCAAAAGGCATAGTGCATTGCTACAACGGTATGCATGGGCTGCATCATCGTGATCCCGGCGTGGTTGGGGCAGGGCTGTTACATCCAGAATGTTATGTGGAGATGATTGCTGATGGTCACCATGTACATCCTGCGGCAATTGAGGTAGCGCACCGCTGCTGCGGCTCACGCATGACACTCATTACCGATGCGATGTGCGCGACTGGCATGCCCGATGGGCAATACACCTTAGGCGAATACCAAGTCGAAATGCAACAAGGCGTTGTCACTACTCAGTCCGGTGGACTGGCGGGCAGCACCTTAACCCTGCTTGATGGGGTAAAGAATATTCAACGTTGGCTCAATCTGCCGGTTGAGCAAGCGTGGCTGATGGCGTCACTCACTCCAGCCACATCGTTAGGCATTCAACATCAACTCGGCACCTTAGAAGTGGGCAAATACGCCTCTATGGTCGCCATCAGTTCCGATTTCTCAATTGAAAAAACGTGGGTGAAAGGTCGTCTGGTATTTGACGCCGTGGTTTCCCCTCGTCAGGAGGTTTTATGTATCTAA
- the agaF gene encoding PTS galactosamine/N-acetylgalactosamine transporter subunit IIA, whose protein sequence is MLAVILSGHGAFASGMAQAVHQVIGEQPQFRFIDFPEQMTTPQLDVAMRQAMDEIDTGDGIVFLTDLLGGTPFRTASLLSQERADIEVVTGTNMQMAAEMLLERDELSLVEFRNLALECGHRGITCLATEMAEKTPSNTMVEDDGI, encoded by the coding sequence ATGCTAGCGGTAATTTTATCTGGTCACGGAGCATTTGCTTCTGGAATGGCGCAGGCAGTACATCAAGTGATCGGTGAGCAGCCACAGTTTCGCTTCATCGATTTTCCTGAGCAGATGACCACACCACAGCTTGATGTGGCGATGCGTCAAGCCATGGACGAAATCGATACGGGGGATGGCATTGTGTTTCTCACCGATTTACTCGGGGGGACTCCGTTTCGCACCGCTTCGCTGCTTAGCCAAGAGCGTGCAGATATTGAAGTGGTAACCGGAACTAACATGCAGATGGCAGCAGAAATGTTGCTTGAGCGAGATGAACTGTCGTTGGTGGAGTTTCGTAATCTCGCGTTGGAGTGCGGACACCGAGGCATTACCTGTTTAGCGACAGAAATGGCAGAAAAGACACCGAGCAACACAATGGTGGAAGATGATGGTATCTAA
- the agaE gene encoding PTS N-acetylgalactosamine transporter subunit IID, with protein MESNAIKSMDMGNVNPDVRPAPGVAADEYENKAIGAELTKADINTMAWRSLLLQASFNFERMQASGWLYGLLPALKKIHTNKADLSKAMQGHMGFFNTHPFLVTFVMGIVLAMERSKQNINSIQSTKIAVGAPMGGIGDAMFWLTLLPICGGIGADLALQGSIMGAVFFFVLFNVVHFGLRFGLAHYAYRMGVAAIPMIKANTKKVGHAASVVGMTVIGALVATYVRLSTTAEITAGDAVVKLQADVIDKLMPAFLPLVYTLAMYALVKRGWSPLKLIAITVTLGVAGRFMGFL; from the coding sequence ATGGAATCTAATGCAATCAAATCAATGGATATGGGTAATGTGAATCCAGATGTCAGACCGGCTCCCGGTGTAGCAGCCGATGAGTATGAGAATAAAGCGATTGGCGCGGAGCTAACCAAAGCCGACATCAACACCATGGCGTGGCGCTCACTTTTATTGCAAGCCTCATTCAACTTTGAACGTATGCAGGCTTCTGGCTGGCTCTATGGGTTATTGCCTGCGCTGAAAAAAATCCACACCAACAAAGCGGATCTTTCCAAAGCCATGCAAGGGCATATGGGCTTCTTCAATACCCACCCATTCTTGGTCACCTTCGTGATGGGCATTGTTCTGGCGATGGAGCGTTCCAAGCAGAACATCAACAGTATTCAAAGTACCAAAATTGCGGTGGGTGCACCGATGGGCGGGATTGGTGATGCCATGTTCTGGCTCACACTGCTGCCGATTTGTGGCGGTATTGGTGCGGACCTTGCGCTGCAAGGCTCCATCATGGGGGCGGTGTTCTTCTTCGTGCTGTTTAACGTAGTGCACTTTGGTCTGCGTTTTGGGTTGGCGCACTACGCCTACCGCATGGGGGTTGCCGCAATTCCAATGATCAAAGCCAACACCAAGAAAGTCGGCCATGCCGCTTCCGTAGTGGGGATGACGGTGATTGGTGCTTTGGTCGCGACGTATGTTCGCCTCTCCACCACGGCAGAAATTACCGCGGGGGATGCGGTAGTGAAACTGCAAGCCGATGTGATTGATAAATTGATGCCTGCTTTCCTACCACTGGTTTACACCCTAGCCATGTATGCCTTGGTGAAACGAGGCTGGAGCCCTCTGAAACTTATCGCGATCACGGTGACATTAGGGGTAGCCGGACGTTTTATGGGCTTCCTCTAA
- the agaW gene encoding PTS N-acetylgalactosamine transporter subunit IIC, with the protein MEIGLFQALMLGILAFLAGLDLFNGLTHFHRPVVLGPIVGLILGDLQTGILVGGTLELIWMGLAPLAGAQPPNVIIGTIVGTTFAITTGVEPNVAVGVAVPFAVAVQMGITLLFSAMSAVMSKCDEYAQNADTDGIERVNYFALAVLGTFYFLCAFLPIYLGAEHAGTMVSTLPKELIDGLGVAGGIMPAIGFAVLMKIMMKNAYIPYFILGFVAAAWLQLPILAIASAATAMAIIDFMRKSEPTAVAAKTEDLEDGI; encoded by the coding sequence ATGGAAATAGGACTCTTTCAGGCGTTGATGTTGGGCATACTGGCCTTTCTGGCTGGTCTTGACCTGTTCAATGGCCTTACACACTTCCACCGGCCTGTCGTACTCGGGCCAATCGTGGGTCTGATCTTAGGCGATCTGCAAACCGGTATTTTGGTCGGCGGTACCTTAGAACTGATCTGGATGGGTTTAGCCCCGTTGGCGGGTGCACAGCCACCTAACGTTATCATCGGCACTATCGTCGGCACGACATTCGCGATCACCACGGGGGTTGAGCCCAATGTGGCGGTTGGGGTTGCCGTACCATTTGCGGTTGCGGTTCAAATGGGCATTACCTTGCTGTTCTCTGCCATGTCTGCGGTGATGTCGAAGTGCGATGAGTACGCTCAAAATGCAGATACCGATGGCATTGAACGCGTCAACTATTTTGCGCTGGCGGTGCTCGGCACGTTCTATTTCCTCTGTGCTTTCTTACCAATTTACCTTGGCGCTGAACATGCGGGAACCATGGTTTCCACTTTGCCGAAAGAGCTGATTGATGGCTTAGGCGTTGCGGGCGGCATCATGCCTGCGATTGGTTTCGCGGTACTGATGAAGATCATGATGAAAAACGCTTACATCCCGTATTTCATTTTGGGCTTTGTCGCCGCTGCATGGCTACAACTGCCGATTTTGGCGATTGCCTCTGCTGCGACAGCGATGGCGATTATCGACTTTATGCGCAAATCCGAACCGACGGCAGTGGCTGCGAAAACTGAGGATCTTGAAGATGGAATCTAA
- the agaV gene encoding PTS N-acetylgalactosamine transporter subunit IIB, producing MPNIVLSRIDERLVHGQVGVQWVGFADANIVVVANDEVAEDTIQQNLMEMVLADGIAIRFWTVQKTIDTIHKASDRQRILLVCRTPRDFRRLVEGGVPIQAINVGNMHYADGKKQISKTVSVDAEDVADFQQLKALGVRCTIQGVPTESATDLFTLL from the coding sequence ATGCCGAATATTGTACTCAGTCGAATTGATGAACGTTTAGTGCATGGCCAAGTGGGTGTGCAGTGGGTGGGATTTGCCGATGCCAATATCGTGGTGGTCGCCAATGATGAAGTGGCGGAAGACACGATTCAGCAAAACCTGATGGAAATGGTACTGGCCGATGGGATCGCCATCCGTTTTTGGACGGTGCAAAAGACCATCGACACCATTCACAAAGCCTCGGACCGTCAGCGCATCCTTTTGGTGTGCCGCACTCCGCGCGATTTTCGCCGTCTAGTTGAAGGGGGCGTACCCATTCAAGCCATTAACGTTGGCAACATGCATTACGCCGACGGCAAAAAGCAGATTTCTAAAACGGTTTCGGTTGATGCCGAAGACGTGGCGGATTTTCAACAACTTAAAGCACTCGGGGTTCGCTGCACGATTCAAGGCGTTCCAACAGAAAGTGCAACCGATCTCTTCACTCTACTCTGA
- a CDS encoding SIS domain-containing protein has translation MTTFLGYSSAWLAEHNATHTAKEISHQPVLWRALAENLQQQAASIEAFLAPLLKRDDLRIILTGAGTSAFVGDAAVPFLQPELNFQMESIPTTDLVSNPELYLDADRPTLLISYARSGNSPESVAAVALADQRVKECYHLFLTCNGEGALSRYAQQAKRALCVLMPEGSNDKSFAMTSSFSCMLMATLTLLGKSAQNAIQATAELCESKLVQWPEAIKQLAALPYERLIVLGSGGFAGLAREASLKSLELSAGKVMTAFDSSLGFRHGPKFAINHKALVIQLLSSDDYTRQYDLDLLREIRRDNQALRHIALTETPLNEDDVFELGHLGLGDRWLCFPYILFCQMLAFEKSLQLGLGPDNPCPTGEVNRVVQGVTIYPYPQQPVLNQ, from the coding sequence ATGACAACTTTTTTAGGTTATTCATCCGCTTGGCTTGCCGAGCATAACGCGACCCATACGGCAAAAGAGATTTCTCATCAGCCCGTATTGTGGCGCGCTTTAGCCGAGAATTTGCAGCAACAGGCGGCAAGCATTGAGGCTTTTCTGGCTCCGTTATTAAAGCGTGATGATTTGCGCATTATTTTGACCGGTGCTGGCACTTCTGCCTTTGTCGGCGATGCGGCCGTGCCGTTTTTACAACCTGAATTGAATTTTCAAATGGAATCAATCCCGACGACGGATTTGGTTTCTAACCCTGAGCTGTATCTGGATGCGGATCGTCCGACCTTGCTGATTTCCTACGCACGCTCCGGCAATAGCCCAGAGAGTGTGGCCGCGGTGGCCTTGGCGGATCAACGGGTCAAAGAGTGCTATCACCTGTTTTTAACCTGCAACGGTGAAGGGGCGTTATCGCGTTACGCTCAGCAAGCCAAGCGTGCCTTATGTGTGCTGATGCCAGAAGGATCAAATGACAAAAGTTTTGCCATGACTTCCAGCTTTAGCTGCATGTTGATGGCGACACTGACGCTGCTGGGGAAATCTGCTCAAAACGCGATTCAAGCCACGGCGGAATTGTGCGAAAGCAAACTCGTGCAGTGGCCTGAAGCGATTAAACAGTTGGCGGCACTGCCTTATGAACGCCTGATTGTGCTTGGCAGTGGTGGCTTTGCTGGATTGGCACGCGAGGCGTCACTCAAATCGTTAGAACTGAGCGCCGGCAAAGTGATGACGGCTTTTGATTCCTCACTCGGTTTTCGTCACGGGCCTAAATTTGCCATCAATCACAAGGCGCTGGTTATTCAACTGCTGTCGAGTGATGACTACACCCGTCAATATGATCTGGATTTACTGCGCGAAATTCGCCGCGATAACCAAGCGCTGCGCCATATCGCCTTGACCGAAACCCCACTCAACGAAGACGACGTATTTGAGCTCGGACATTTAGGCCTTGGCGATCGTTGGCTCTGTTTCCCTTACATCCTGTTTTGCCAAATGTTGGCGTTTGAAAAATCGCTCCAGCTTGGCTTGGGTCCTGATAACCCATGCCCAACCGGCGAAGTTAACCGTGTCGTACAAGGCGTCACGATTTATCCCTACCCACAGCAACCTGTTTTGAATCAATAA